A genomic segment from Dechloromonas denitrificans encodes:
- a CDS encoding universal stress protein, protein MYQKIFVAIDDSPTSQKALDEAIQLAKTSNAALCIAHAADESLLAQHGMGLGSYIDVDRTKQAIRDSSQALLDNAGKQAAAAGVNSETRLLEATDLRVAEQIAHGAEAFGADLIVVGTHGRRGFARLLVGSVAENLVRIAHTSLLMVRL, encoded by the coding sequence ATGTATCAGAAAATCTTCGTCGCCATCGACGACAGCCCGACCTCGCAAAAGGCGCTGGACGAAGCCATCCAGTTGGCCAAGACCAGCAACGCCGCGCTGTGCATTGCCCACGCGGCCGATGAAAGCCTGCTCGCCCAGCACGGCATGGGATTAGGCAGCTATATCGACGTCGACCGCACCAAGCAAGCCATTCGCGACAGCTCGCAAGCCCTGCTCGACAACGCCGGCAAACAAGCTGCCGCCGCCGGCGTCAACAGCGAAACCCGCCTGCTGGAAGCAACCGACCTGCGCGTAGCCGAACAAATCGCGCATGGCGCCGAAGCCTTCGGTGCCGACCTGATCGTTGTCGGCACCCACGGCCGGCGCGGCTTTGCCCGCCTGCTGGTCGGCTCGGTGGCTGAAAACCTGGTACGGATTGCCCACACCTCGCTACTGATGGTGCGGCTGTAA
- a CDS encoding KilA-N domain-containing protein, producing the protein MTKNQVIVVQDVPVTVVEHRELDFISLTDMVKGLDGGSAVIENWLRNKNTLEFLSIWEEMYNPGFNSLEFEGIKSEAGFNRFAISIKQWVAKTGAIGLIAKTGRYGGTYAHKDIAFEFASWISPKFKLFLIKEFQRLKDEEITLRAQEWNLTRSLAKINYRIHTDAIAKVLVPNSVTPQQANLLYATEADVLNVALFGVTARQWREMNPNKEGNMRDHSAVEQLLVLANLESLNAEYIRQGMAQAERLKALNTTAIHQMQTLIVYGATKKLK; encoded by the coding sequence ATGACCAAGAACCAGGTGATCGTTGTGCAGGATGTTCCTGTGACAGTCGTCGAACATCGGGAACTCGACTTCATCTCTCTGACTGACATGGTCAAAGGGTTGGATGGTGGCTCTGCCGTGATTGAAAATTGGTTGCGCAATAAAAATACGCTGGAATTTCTGTCCATTTGGGAAGAAATGTACAACCCGGGTTTTAATTCCCTCGAATTCGAGGGAATTAAAAGTGAGGCTGGTTTCAACCGCTTTGCTATTTCGATCAAACAATGGGTTGCAAAAACCGGCGCGATTGGCCTGATTGCCAAGACCGGCCGATATGGCGGAACCTACGCCCACAAGGACATTGCCTTCGAGTTTGCGAGCTGGATCAGCCCGAAATTCAAACTCTTCCTGATCAAAGAATTCCAGAGACTCAAGGATGAGGAAATCACCTTACGGGCTCAAGAATGGAACCTGACTCGCAGTCTCGCAAAGATCAATTACCGGATTCATACCGACGCGATCGCCAAGGTACTTGTGCCCAACAGCGTAACGCCTCAACAAGCAAACCTCCTGTACGCCACAGAAGCTGATGTGCTCAATGTTGCTTTGTTTGGCGTTACAGCCCGCCAGTGGCGGGAAATGAACCCCAACAAAGAAGGGAACATGCGGGATCACTCAGCAGTTGAGCAACTACTGGTACTCGCCAACCTTGAGAGTCTAAACGCTGAGTACATACGCCAAGGCATGGCGCAAGCAGAGCGCCTCAAAGCATTAAACACGACGGCTATTCACCAGATGCAAACCTTAATCGTCTACGGTGCAACCAAGAAGCTCAAATAA
- the gmd gene encoding GDP-mannose 4,6-dehydratase, with amino-acid sequence MTNQTTMTTQQPKVALITGVTGQDGSYLAEFLLEKGYVVHGIKRRASLFNTQRVDHIYEDPHIENSRFKLHYGDLSDTSNLTRILQEVQPDEVYNLGAQSHVAVSFEAPEYTADVDAIGTLRLLEAIRFLGLEKKTRFYQASTSELYGLVQETPQKETTPFYPRSPYAVAKMYAYWITVNYREAYGMYACNGILFNHESPRRGETFVTRKITRGLANIAQGLESCLYMGNIDSLRDWGHAKDYVRMQWMMLQQDTPEDFVIATGVQYTVRQFISWSAEHLGITLRFEGTGVDEVAIVAAIKGDNAPALKVGDVIVKIDPRYFRPAEVETLLGDPSKAKQKLGWVPEITVQEMCEEMVANDLESAKRHALLKKHGFEVAVSAEH; translated from the coding sequence ATGACCAATCAAACAACCATGACCACACAACAACCCAAAGTCGCCCTCATTACTGGTGTTACCGGCCAGGACGGTTCCTACCTTGCTGAATTCCTGCTCGAAAAGGGCTATGTGGTGCACGGCATCAAGCGCCGCGCCTCGCTGTTCAACACCCAGCGCGTTGACCACATCTACGAAGATCCACACATCGAAAACAGCCGCTTCAAGCTGCACTACGGCGATCTTTCCGACACCTCCAACCTGACGCGCATCCTGCAGGAGGTGCAGCCGGACGAGGTTTACAACCTGGGCGCCCAATCGCACGTGGCTGTCAGCTTTGAAGCACCGGAATACACTGCCGACGTAGACGCCATCGGCACGCTGCGCCTGCTTGAAGCCATCCGCTTCCTGGGGCTGGAGAAGAAAACCCGGTTCTACCAGGCATCCACCTCCGAGCTTTACGGCCTGGTGCAGGAAACCCCGCAGAAGGAAACCACGCCGTTCTACCCGCGCAGCCCCTACGCTGTTGCCAAGATGTACGCCTACTGGATCACCGTTAACTACCGCGAAGCCTATGGCATGTATGCCTGTAACGGCATTCTGTTCAACCACGAATCACCGCGCCGTGGCGAAACCTTTGTGACCCGCAAGATCACCCGCGGCCTGGCCAACATTGCCCAGGGGCTGGAAAGCTGCCTGTACATGGGCAACATCGATTCGCTGCGCGACTGGGGCCACGCCAAGGACTACGTGCGCATGCAGTGGATGATGCTGCAGCAAGACACCCCGGAAGACTTCGTGATCGCCACCGGCGTGCAATACACCGTGCGCCAGTTCATCAGCTGGTCAGCCGAACACCTCGGCATCACGCTGCGCTTTGAAGGCACGGGTGTCGATGAAGTGGCCATCGTGGCCGCCATCAAGGGCGATAACGCACCCGCACTCAAGGTGGGCGACGTGATTGTGAAGATCGACCCGCGCTACTTCCGCCCGGCAGAAGTGGAAACCCTGCTCGGCGACCCAAGCAAGGCCAAGCAGAAACTCGGCTGGGTGCCGGAAATTACGGTGCAGGAAATGTGCGAAGAAATGGTTGCCAACGATCTGGAGTCTGCCAAGCGCCATGCGCTGTTGAAGAAGCATGGGTTTGAGGTGGCGGTTAGTGCAGAGCACTAA
- a CDS encoding glycosyltransferase family 4 protein, protein MSYKIRILIVHNSYQSHGGEDSVVDSEIKLLQSHGHEVVTYFRSNNEILNADKFSVARQTLWSVKTVDDISKLIISVRPDVVHVHNTFPLISPSLYWAIDSLKIPVVQTLHNFRLSCLSALYLRDSAVCEDCVGTLPWRGVLRKCYRNSTAASVVLTGMLALHRKIGTFQNKVTKYIALNDFCRNKFIEGGLPGNKITVKPNFIDEPTLSNCSRSGFLFVGRLSLEKGISVLAKALTSFRLPLIRIAGDGPLRSELDGVSGVTLLGLLDSGRVHAEMNAAMALIVPSIWYENFPRTIVEAYACGLPVIASRIGALEELVIDGVTGLLFEPNNPSDLAEKMRWASEHPEEMARMGLEARQVYLRDLTAEKNYSKLIDIYNSAIGDMGA, encoded by the coding sequence ATGAGTTATAAAATTCGTATTTTGATTGTTCATAATTCTTATCAAAGTCATGGTGGCGAAGACTCGGTTGTGGACTCTGAAATAAAGCTTCTACAGTCGCATGGTCATGAGGTTGTCACTTATTTTCGAAGTAATAATGAGATCCTGAATGCTGATAAATTTAGTGTCGCGAGACAAACCTTGTGGTCCGTAAAAACTGTAGATGACATTTCAAAATTAATCATTTCAGTTCGGCCTGATGTTGTTCATGTGCATAACACCTTTCCTCTTATTTCGCCGTCTTTGTATTGGGCTATTGATTCTTTAAAAATTCCCGTGGTACAAACACTTCATAATTTTCGTCTGTCATGTTTAAGTGCTCTTTACTTAAGAGATAGTGCGGTATGTGAGGATTGTGTAGGTACTTTGCCTTGGCGCGGGGTGCTCAGAAAGTGTTACAGAAATTCAACTGCCGCTTCTGTCGTTTTAACGGGCATGCTTGCGTTACATCGTAAGATTGGAACGTTTCAGAATAAAGTAACAAAATATATTGCTCTTAATGATTTTTGTAGAAATAAATTTATTGAGGGTGGGTTGCCTGGAAATAAAATAACAGTTAAGCCCAATTTTATTGATGAACCTACATTGAGTAATTGTTCTAGGTCCGGATTTTTATTTGTTGGGCGCTTGTCACTTGAAAAGGGGATTTCTGTTTTAGCAAAAGCCTTAACCAGTTTTAGATTGCCTTTAATACGCATAGCTGGTGATGGTCCGTTGCGCAGTGAACTTGATGGTGTCTCGGGTGTGACTTTGTTGGGGTTGCTGGATAGTGGCCGTGTTCATGCGGAAATGAATGCAGCAATGGCCTTAATTGTTCCTAGTATTTGGTATGAAAACTTTCCTAGGACTATTGTGGAGGCCTATGCGTGCGGATTGCCTGTGATAGCGAGTCGTATTGGTGCATTGGAGGAATTGGTAATTGATGGGGTGACTGGGTTGTTATTTGAGCCAAATAACCCAAGTGATCTTGCTGAAAAAATGCGTTGGGCCAGTGAGCATCCTGAAGAAATGGCACGTATGGGGCTAGAGGCGCGCCAAGTCTATTTACGCGATTTAACAGCAGAAAAAAATTATTCAAAGCTTATTGATATATATAATTCGGCAATTGGAGATATGGGTGCCTAA
- a CDS encoding WecB/TagA/CpsF family glycosyltransferase: MPNLKGGVRILDVPLGLMAWDEVIARLIEWGYQRRSSVVCICNVHMTVTAGQDSDLAGVLEDADIVTPDGAPIAWAIRRAGFTSQERINGPDLMWRYLAEAERLGQVVFFYGGQEETLNRLRQAMLATYPNLKIGGMISPPFRDLTPEEDADFVNQINSANTAVLFVGLGCPKQEKWMAAHKGAVQAVMVGVGAAFDYHAGTIKRAPLWMQRYGLEWFHRLCSEPRRLWKRYLVTNTLFIIGMAKSGFKAKRIDR; encoded by the coding sequence GTGCCTAATTTAAAAGGTGGAGTGCGAATATTAGATGTCCCTCTTGGATTGATGGCTTGGGATGAAGTGATCGCACGTTTGATTGAGTGGGGATACCAAAGAAGAAGTTCTGTTGTGTGCATTTGTAATGTGCACATGACTGTGACCGCAGGGCAGGATTCAGATTTGGCTGGCGTTCTCGAGGATGCTGACATAGTTACTCCGGACGGTGCGCCTATTGCATGGGCAATTCGACGTGCTGGGTTTACTTCTCAAGAGCGAATTAATGGCCCTGATTTGATGTGGCGGTACTTGGCTGAAGCCGAACGTTTGGGACAGGTTGTGTTCTTCTATGGCGGTCAAGAAGAAACACTGAACCGACTGCGACAAGCAATGTTGGCTACTTATCCAAATTTGAAAATTGGTGGAATGATCTCACCGCCATTTCGTGATCTGACCCCCGAAGAGGATGCAGATTTCGTCAATCAAATTAACTCGGCAAATACGGCTGTGTTATTTGTTGGTTTAGGGTGCCCTAAGCAGGAAAAATGGATGGCTGCTCATAAAGGGGCTGTTCAGGCTGTTATGGTTGGTGTGGGTGCGGCATTTGATTACCACGCAGGAACGATCAAGCGTGCTCCACTATGGATGCAGCGTTACGGACTGGAGTGGTTCCATCGCCTATGTTCCGAGCCACGGCGCTTGTGGAAGCGTTATCTGGTTACGAACACGCTCTTTATCATTGGTATGGCTAAAAGCGGGTTCAAGGCAAAGCGTATTGATCGTTAG
- a CDS encoding HDOD domain-containing protein: protein MSNATTFKILEDIARDLSGDEITFPTFLDITFQVRTALKDQNLSVEQLAKLVGAEPLMSAKIIRMSNSVALNPSGREIADVKSAIVRVGMEAVRTVSFAVAMEQLLKSKQMHPFEDISKKLWEHSSHVAALCRVLARKLAKINGDEAMFAGLVHDLGVFYLMSRAANFPEIANDRPELHALLVDWHDNIGHALLSALGLPESVVTAVQEHETDRPITEIKTLSEVLYVANKIANRSACWRDTSLSGAVDTSMLDEIFDPAMLAEIIEESQEEVQSLKSALGG, encoded by the coding sequence ATGTCCAACGCTACTACTTTCAAGATTCTCGAAGACATCGCCCGCGATTTGTCGGGGGATGAAATTACCTTCCCGACTTTTCTCGATATCACCTTCCAGGTGCGCACCGCGCTGAAGGATCAGAATCTGAGTGTCGAGCAACTGGCCAAGCTGGTCGGGGCCGAGCCGCTGATGAGCGCCAAGATCATTCGCATGTCCAATTCGGTGGCGCTCAATCCTTCCGGGCGCGAGATCGCCGATGTGAAGAGCGCAATTGTCCGGGTGGGGATGGAGGCGGTGCGTACGGTGTCGTTTGCGGTGGCCATGGAGCAGTTACTCAAGTCCAAGCAGATGCATCCCTTTGAGGATATTTCGAAGAAGCTCTGGGAGCATTCTTCGCATGTTGCGGCGCTGTGCCGCGTGCTGGCGCGCAAGCTGGCCAAGATCAATGGTGACGAGGCAATGTTCGCCGGCCTGGTGCATGACCTCGGCGTCTTCTATTTGATGTCGCGGGCGGCCAATTTCCCCGAGATCGCCAACGATCGCCCCGAGCTGCACGCGCTGCTGGTCGATTGGCACGACAACATCGGCCACGCGCTGCTTTCGGCGCTGGGTCTGCCGGAATCGGTGGTGACGGCGGTGCAGGAACACGAAACGGATCGGCCGATCACCGAGATCAAGACTTTGTCCGAGGTGCTGTATGTCGCCAACAAGATCGCCAATCGCTCGGCGTGCTGGCGCGATACTTCGCTGAGTGGCGCGGTCGACACCTCGATGCTGGATGAAATCTTCGATCCGGCCATGCTGGCCGAGATTATCGAAGAGTCGCAGGAAGAAGTTCAGTCGCTGAAGTCGGCGCTGGGTGGTTAA
- a CDS encoding potassium transporter Kup has product MSSSHDSAVDATGKRLAVLALAALGVVYGDIGTSPLYAVKEVFAGNHPIPVTEANIFGSLSLFFWALIIIVSIKYVIFIMRADNRGEGGVMAMIALALHDAQGKPWQMKAIMIVGILGAAMFYGDGMVTPAMSVLSAVEGLEVITPALKSFVIPITMLVLFGLFFVQRSGTAVVGAFFGPIMVLWFSTLALLGLNSIVDHPAILSAMNPAYGLEFLFANKAMALVAMGNVVLAVTGAEALYADMGHFGRKPIQRAWFAFVLPALVINYFGQGALILAEPEAAANPFFHLAPDWALVPLVGLATVATVIASQAVISGAFSVTRQAMQLGFVPRMEVQHTSDKEAGQIYLPAVNWGLMAAVMILVLGFKSSNNLAAAYGIAVTGDMVITSLLATVVVARSWKWGWTRAVLLFSCFLAVELVFLAANILKIPDGGWFPLVAGMGVFILMTTWKRGRQLLADRLKGERLELSMFIESLASSMPTRVAGTSVFLNADPKGVPHALLHNLMHNKVLHERVVLVSVQFFDVPYVPDIDRIEVRQLKENFWSVVIQYGFKDEPDIPEALLLCADSGLEFNSLETSYFIGRETLIPRLGSEMAFWREKIFIAMFRNAGSATAFFKIPSNRVVELGTQVVL; this is encoded by the coding sequence ATGAGCAGCAGTCACGATTCCGCCGTCGATGCGACCGGCAAGCGCCTTGCCGTACTGGCGCTGGCCGCCCTGGGTGTGGTTTATGGCGACATCGGCACCAGCCCGTTGTATGCCGTAAAAGAGGTTTTTGCCGGCAATCATCCGATTCCGGTCACCGAGGCCAACATCTTCGGCAGTCTGTCGCTCTTCTTCTGGGCGCTGATCATCATTGTTTCGATCAAGTACGTCATCTTCATCATGCGGGCCGACAACCGGGGTGAAGGCGGGGTGATGGCGATGATCGCGCTGGCCTTGCACGATGCGCAGGGCAAACCGTGGCAGATGAAGGCGATCATGATCGTTGGCATTCTCGGGGCGGCAATGTTCTACGGCGACGGCATGGTCACGCCGGCCATGTCGGTGCTTTCGGCGGTCGAGGGGCTGGAGGTGATTACCCCGGCGCTCAAGTCTTTTGTGATTCCGATCACCATGCTGGTGCTATTCGGCCTGTTTTTTGTCCAGCGCAGCGGTACGGCGGTGGTCGGCGCGTTTTTCGGGCCGATCATGGTGCTGTGGTTCTCAACGCTGGCTTTGCTCGGCCTCAACAGCATCGTTGATCATCCGGCCATTCTCTCGGCAATGAATCCGGCTTACGGGCTGGAGTTCCTGTTCGCCAACAAGGCGATGGCGCTGGTGGCGATGGGTAATGTGGTGCTGGCGGTGACCGGCGCCGAGGCTTTGTATGCCGACATGGGGCATTTTGGCCGCAAGCCTATCCAGCGTGCCTGGTTTGCCTTTGTGCTGCCGGCGCTGGTGATCAATTATTTTGGTCAGGGCGCGCTGATCCTGGCCGAGCCGGAAGCCGCCGCCAACCCGTTCTTCCACCTCGCGCCGGATTGGGCGCTGGTGCCTTTGGTCGGCCTGGCCACGGTGGCCACGGTGATTGCTTCGCAGGCGGTGATTTCCGGCGCCTTCTCGGTGACGCGCCAGGCCATGCAGCTGGGCTTCGTGCCGCGCATGGAGGTTCAGCATACGTCCGACAAGGAAGCCGGCCAGATCTACCTGCCGGCGGTGAACTGGGGCTTGATGGCGGCGGTGATGATCCTCGTGCTCGGCTTCAAGTCGTCGAACAATCTGGCCGCAGCCTACGGCATTGCGGTGACCGGCGACATGGTGATCACCTCGCTGCTCGCCACGGTGGTCGTCGCCCGCTCGTGGAAGTGGGGCTGGACGCGCGCCGTGCTGCTGTTCTCGTGCTTTCTGGCGGTTGAGCTGGTGTTCCTGGCGGCCAATATCCTCAAGATTCCCGATGGCGGCTGGTTCCCGCTGGTTGCCGGGATGGGCGTGTTCATCCTGATGACCACCTGGAAGCGCGGCCGTCAGTTGCTGGCCGACCGCCTCAAGGGCGAGCGGCTGGAGCTGTCGATGTTCATCGAGTCGCTGGCATCGTCAATGCCAACGCGTGTCGCTGGCACATCGGTCTTTCTCAATGCCGACCCCAAGGGCGTGCCGCATGCCTTGCTCCACAACCTGATGCACAACAAGGTGCTGCATGAGCGCGTGGTGCTCGTTTCGGTGCAGTTCTTCGATGTGCCTTACGTGCCGGATATCGACCGGATCGAAGTGCGCCAGTTGAAGGAGAATTTCTGGAGCGTGGTGATCCAGTACGGCTTCAAGGATGAGCCGGATATTCCCGAGGCGCTGCTGCTCTGTGCCGATTCCGGGCTGGAGTTCAATTCGCTCGAAACCTCGTATTTCATCGGCCGCGAAACGCTGATCCCGCGCCTGGGCTCCGAAATGGCCTTCTGGCGCGAAAAGATCTTCATCGCCATGTTCCGCAACGCCGGCTCGGCAACCGCCTTCTTCAAGATACCGAGCAACCGGGTGGTCGAACTGGGAACGCAGGTGGTTTTGTAG
- a CDS encoding glycosyltransferase family 4 protein encodes MKKDINPPVIIATIMRPEGETGVQTHFRAIYEWFSKAGMQIDLITPFGAFLWIVYPVFGLRRLILLFSKPLSVWWYRYWHAVFLFVNLKKKLADGLPCIIYAQCPLSVKAALSARVSAAQKIIMVVHFNISQADEWSDRGEIVKGESLYLSIKKFENDILPKVDALIYVSDFMKRILEGRIPELTNVQSKVIPNFIFDPGVCEASCTSADLITIGTLEYRKNQKFALEIISAAKKLDRILKLTVVGDGPDRKMLEEYAVSLGVENQIVFLGFRKNAIDLLDGHQAYLHVAHIENLPLTLIEALAKGLPVFAPATGGIPEVFIDEVQGRFIPLDDPGVAAKLIIESLDNNDFMSEIKVSSRGRFLNNFSSDIVAQKIACYFKAVVLG; translated from the coding sequence ATGAAAAAAGACATAAATCCCCCCGTAATTATTGCGACCATTATGAGGCCAGAAGGAGAGACAGGCGTTCAAACTCATTTTCGAGCGATTTATGAATGGTTTTCAAAAGCGGGAATGCAGATTGATTTGATTACGCCATTCGGGGCATTTTTGTGGATTGTTTATCCGGTTTTCGGGTTGCGTAGGCTAATATTGCTATTTAGCAAGCCACTTAGTGTTTGGTGGTATAGATATTGGCACGCAGTTTTTCTTTTTGTTAACTTGAAGAAAAAATTGGCCGATGGGCTTCCGTGCATTATATATGCGCAATGCCCTTTGTCAGTTAAGGCTGCACTGAGTGCAAGGGTTTCTGCTGCACAAAAAATAATAATGGTGGTGCATTTTAATATTTCACAAGCAGATGAGTGGTCAGATCGAGGCGAGATTGTCAAAGGCGAGTCTTTGTATCTGTCCATTAAGAAATTTGAGAACGATATCCTTCCAAAAGTTGATGCATTAATTTATGTTTCTGATTTTATGAAACGTATCTTGGAAGGTAGAATTCCAGAATTAACTAATGTGCAATCAAAAGTTATTCCAAATTTTATTTTTGATCCAGGTGTTTGTGAAGCAAGTTGCACTTCAGCTGATTTAATAACTATTGGGACATTGGAATATAGGAAAAACCAAAAATTTGCATTGGAGATTATTTCTGCTGCCAAAAAATTAGATCGAATTTTAAAGTTGACTGTTGTAGGTGATGGGCCCGATAGAAAAATGCTCGAAGAATACGCAGTAAGTCTTGGTGTTGAGAACCAAATTGTTTTTCTTGGATTTAGGAAAAATGCAATTGATCTATTAGATGGTCATCAAGCCTATTTACATGTGGCACATATCGAGAATTTGCCTTTGACACTCATTGAGGCTCTTGCGAAAGGATTACCTGTTTTTGCCCCTGCTACAGGTGGAATACCTGAGGTCTTCATTGATGAAGTTCAAGGTCGATTTATACCACTTGATGATCCAGGTGTGGCAGCAAAGCTGATTATTGAATCACTTGATAACAATGATTTCATGAGTGAAATCAAAGTGTCTTCCAGAGGCCGGTTTTTAAATAATTTTAGCTCAGATATTGTTGCTCAAAAAATAGCTTGTTATTTTAAAGCAGTGGTTCTGGGATGA
- a CDS encoding serine O-acetyltransferase: MKIISKEDYLALQKVRNIKLGLINRFVLWCCRTKIPFLRIFAKCVFHVELPSKNDDIRMGHPFSVVVNSHAIIGKNVTLYHGVTIGEKIFGTSKGVPTLGDDVIVYPNAVIVGGVVIGHRAVIGAGAVVTKNVSEGSVVAGNPAKEIMREGPAY, from the coding sequence ATGAAAATAATTTCCAAAGAAGATTATTTGGCTTTGCAAAAAGTAAGAAATATTAAGCTTGGTTTGATAAATAGATTTGTTCTTTGGTGTTGTAGGACAAAAATCCCATTTCTTAGAATTTTTGCAAAATGTGTATTTCACGTTGAGTTGCCATCAAAAAATGACGATATAAGGATGGGGCACCCATTTTCCGTGGTGGTTAACAGCCATGCAATTATTGGTAAAAATGTAACTCTGTACCATGGTGTAACAATAGGCGAGAAAATTTTTGGGACAAGTAAAGGTGTTCCAACGTTGGGCGATGATGTGATTGTGTACCCAAATGCAGTAATTGTTGGTGGTGTAGTGATTGGGCACCGTGCAGTTATTGGAGCAGGGGCGGTTGTCACAAAAAATGTTTCGGAAGGATCTGTTGTTGCAGGAAATCCTGCAAAAGAAATTATGCGGGAAGGGCCTGCGTACTAA
- a CDS encoding alpha-2,8-polysialyltransferase family protein — protein MLKVFFAFTRPQLFYVNEYAKKSNGSEMHVYYFGAERDTDRLVKSLFKEICCLKGKTGRLSRLNIDSYKFFKKQFETIRHDVTIELCFPGLAYPIFNWIYSKYSLNKNVLVTIYAEGLSSYLNIKTPFFWNLKFSILRLIPPLFGGGIGCKIVGHSYGLNMPNVSALISQYPELLAEHGKPIVDISSEIGEPVPLSHRKLDEVWVLGQGHFVDVGDCQSYFDRLYRVLFDTYRCKILYKTHHFEPKRFSVFASRAGFEVCDSKSTLEELLVESAPKVVLGYRSTALLNARRMCASDVSVVAFAPFLVNPPDESGDVADIYKVFKYFNVSTPQINSELWVFEEFLRNKFHA, from the coding sequence ATGCTTAAGGTTTTTTTTGCTTTTACGCGCCCTCAGCTTTTTTATGTAAATGAATATGCAAAGAAGAGCAATGGAAGTGAGATGCATGTTTATTACTTTGGAGCTGAGAGGGATACAGATCGGTTGGTTAAATCTCTATTTAAAGAGATTTGCTGTTTAAAAGGCAAGACAGGTAGGTTGTCACGGCTGAATATTGACTCATACAAGTTTTTCAAAAAACAGTTCGAGACTATTCGGCATGATGTAACAATCGAACTGTGTTTTCCAGGGTTGGCATATCCAATATTTAATTGGATATACTCAAAATACTCTCTGAATAAAAATGTATTAGTAACAATATATGCGGAAGGCTTAAGTTCGTACCTTAATATAAAAACCCCGTTTTTTTGGAACTTAAAATTTTCAATTTTGAGACTGATTCCACCACTATTTGGGGGAGGGATTGGATGCAAAATCGTCGGTCATTCGTACGGTTTGAATATGCCGAATGTTTCTGCATTAATTTCACAATATCCAGAGCTATTGGCTGAACACGGCAAGCCAATAGTGGATATAAGTTCAGAAATTGGTGAGCCAGTTCCTTTATCTCATCGAAAACTTGATGAGGTATGGGTTTTAGGTCAGGGTCATTTCGTAGATGTGGGTGATTGTCAATCTTATTTTGATAGGCTTTATCGGGTTTTATTCGATACCTATCGCTGCAAAATACTATATAAAACACATCATTTTGAACCAAAGAGGTTCAGTGTTTTTGCAAGTCGTGCGGGTTTTGAAGTCTGTGATTCAAAAAGTACTCTTGAAGAATTACTCGTCGAAAGTGCGCCAAAGGTTGTATTAGGGTACCGCAGTACTGCATTGCTAAATGCTCGACGAATGTGTGCTTCTGATGTTTCTGTTGTTGCTTTCGCTCCATTTTTAGTTAATCCGCCAGATGAGTCTGGCGATGTGGCAGATATTTATAAGGTTTTTAAATATTTTAATGTTTCGACACCACAGATAAATTCGGAATTGTGGGTTTTTGAGGAATTTCTGCGAAATAAATTTCATGCTTAA